Proteins co-encoded in one Opitutus terrae PB90-1 genomic window:
- a CDS encoding NADH-quinone oxidoreductase subunit C, with translation MTATIAAAALKQKFPAVTDRASADHPAVNVAVTELVAALKTLRDEHGYDVLMDVTAIDWSETSSPRFTVVYHVYSTTHHDYVRVAADCADDVAPVAPSIVSLWPAANWHERECYDMFGIKFEGHPDLRRILMWEGYPGWPLRKEFPLAGVETALPDPEISAVTGTPVIQAPMMGGPFVAQVGQINLTEAEPRAKDESWNEKKPKLGQKS, from the coding sequence ATGACCGCGACCATTGCTGCCGCCGCGCTGAAGCAAAAGTTCCCCGCTGTGACCGACCGTGCGAGCGCGGATCACCCGGCCGTGAACGTGGCGGTGACCGAACTGGTCGCGGCGCTGAAAACGCTGCGCGACGAGCACGGTTACGACGTGTTGATGGACGTCACCGCGATCGACTGGTCCGAGACCAGCTCGCCCCGGTTCACCGTCGTCTATCACGTCTACTCGACGACGCATCACGACTATGTGCGCGTGGCGGCGGACTGCGCCGACGATGTTGCTCCCGTGGCGCCGAGCATCGTGAGCCTCTGGCCGGCGGCCAACTGGCACGAGCGCGAATGCTACGACATGTTCGGGATCAAGTTCGAGGGGCATCCCGATCTGCGCCGCATCCTGATGTGGGAGGGGTATCCCGGCTGGCCCTTGCGCAAGGAGTTCCCCTTGGCGGGCGTGGAGACGGCGTTGCCTGATCCGGAGATCTCCGCAGTGACCGGGACGCCGGTGATTCAGGCGCCGATGATGGGTGGACCGTTCGTCGCCCAAGTGGGGCAGATCAATCTCACCGAAGCCGAGCCACGAGCGAAGGACGAGTCGTGGAACGAGAAGAAGCCGAAACTGGGACAGAAATCCTGA
- the nuoB gene encoding NADH-quinone oxidoreductase subunit NuoB — MVSSNTDLTYSSAIEGGIVVSKADAVINWIRTNSMWPMPMGLACCAIELMQVGNGRFDIARFGAEVMRFSPRQSDCMIVAGSVTYKMAPQIRRIYDQMMSPKWVIAMGACASSGGMYRSYAHMQGVDRILPVDVYISGCPPRPEGILDALMKLQAKIRTERAGQNLFKATV, encoded by the coding sequence ATGGTCTCCTCCAACACCGATCTCACCTACAGCAGCGCCATCGAAGGCGGCATCGTCGTTTCCAAAGCCGATGCGGTGATCAACTGGATCCGGACGAATTCAATGTGGCCGATGCCCATGGGACTGGCCTGCTGCGCGATCGAGCTGATGCAGGTCGGCAACGGCCGGTTCGACATTGCGCGATTCGGGGCCGAGGTCATGCGCTTCTCGCCGCGGCAATCCGACTGCATGATCGTGGCGGGCAGCGTCACGTACAAGATGGCGCCGCAGATCCGCCGCATCTACGACCAGATGATGTCGCCAAAATGGGTGATCGCGATGGGCGCCTGCGCCAGCTCCGGCGGGATGTACCGCAGCTACGCGCACATGCAGGGCGTCGACCGGATCCTGCCGGTGGACGTTTACATCAGCGGTTGCCCGCCGCGCCCGGAAGGGATTCTCGACGCGCTGATGAAATTGCAGGCCAAGATCCGCACAGAACGCGCGGGTCAAAACCTCTTCAAAGCCACCGTCTAG